The following proteins are encoded in a genomic region of Triticum dicoccoides isolate Atlit2015 ecotype Zavitan chromosome 1B, WEW_v2.0, whole genome shotgun sequence:
- the LOC119326572 gene encoding WAT1-related protein At5g64700-like encodes MPTDAGKKAYVVALVIQVIYSGMYVVSKAAFDGGMNTFVFIFYRQAAATLLLLPLAILLERRNAPPMSLLLFTKIFMYALLGNTVSMNLHNISLKYTSATVASATSNSIPVITFLFAVLLHLEAIKLRAASGTAKLAGVALCVAGILVIALYAGPPLSPLNHHRAFHAHAAATAAGKQGEWMKGTFLMLLANVTWSLWIVLQARLLKEYPNKLLATALQCLLSTVQSLALAAAVTGGGGEDMSAAWTLRLDVGLVAVAYSGFVVTGVSFYLQAWCIERRGPVFLAMSNPVGLVLTVFCSSFFLGEVVHLGSVLGGALLVAGLYSVLWGKSKEQPPPPPLSAAPASETIMKQGCDGSNARTGAMNKEEDDEVKLEEEKRAKLDSQL; translated from the exons ATGCCGACGGATGCAGGCAAGAAGGCGTATGTTGTTGCCCTGGTGATCCAGGTGATCTACTCCGGCATGTACGTCGTCTCCAAGGCGGCCTTCGATGGCGGCATGAACACCTTCGTCTTCATCTTCTACCGCCAGGCAGCCGCCACTCTCCTCTTGCTACCCCTCGCCATCCTCCTCGAGAG GAGAAACGCGCCACCCATGTCACTGTTGTTGTTTACCAAGATCTTCATGTACGCGCTACTCGG GAACACGGTGAGCATGAACCTGCACAACATCAGCCTCAAGTACACGTCGGCGACCGTGGCATCAGCCACGAGCAACTCCATCCCCGTCATCACCTTCCTCTTCGCCGTCCTGCTCCATCTCGAAGCCATCAAGCTCCGCGCGGCCTCGGGCACGGCGAAGCTCGCCGGCGTCGCGCTCTGCGTGGCCGGCATCCTCGTCATCGCCCTCTACGCCGGTCCGCCGCTCAGCCCCCTCAACCACCACCGCGCCTTCCACGCGCACGCCGCCGCAACGGCCGCCGGGAAGCAGGGGGAGTGGATGAAAGGCACGTTCCTGATGCTCCTGGCCAACGTGACGTGGTCGCTCTGGATCGTCCTCCAGGCGCGCCTCCTCAAGGAGTACCCCAACAAGCTGCTGGCCACGGCGCTGCAGTGCCTGCTCAGCACGGTGCAGTCGCTCGCGCTGGCGGCGGCCGTGACCGGCGGTGGCGGGGAGGACATGTCGGCCGCCTGGACGCTGCGGTTGGACGTGGGTCTCGTCGCCGTCGCCTACTCCGGGTTCGTGGTCACGGGGGTGTCCTTCTACCTCCAGGCGTGGTGCATCGAGAGGCGGGGCCCCGTGTTCTTGGCCATGTCTAATCCGGTGGGGCTCGTGCTCACCGTGttctgctcctccttcttcctcggcGAGGTCGTCCACCTCGGCAGCGTCCTCGGCGGGGCGCTGCTCGTCGCCGGCCTGTACAGCGTGCTCTGGGGGAAGAGCAAGgagcagccaccgccgccgccgcttagTGCAGCTCCTGCATCAGAAACCATCATGAAACAAGGATGCGATGGTAGCAATGCTCGCACCGGCGCCATGAACAAGGAAGAGGACGACGAGGTGAAACTGGAGGAGGAGAAGAGAGCCAAGCTGGATTCACAGTTGTAG